One window from the genome of Pararhizobium gei encodes:
- a CDS encoding GumC family protein yields the protein MSGVRNSHQDVDIDLGGLFRAIWRRRGRVLMATAACAGLAFVAANLLTPEYRGEARLLIESRQPEFSGVNQTQPQTADSPFDESGISSQVQVLRSVDLIKQVARDMKLHELPEFDPTANPSAISDILVMLGIRKNPFDLPPEERVLKEFQEKLQVYQVEKARVIAIQFSSKDPKLAAAIPNAMAKVFLSLQSGAKLDSNTEASRWLEPEIANLREKVRAAEAKVADYRSSSDLLLTGEAGGTFATKQLNDISTELARVRGERANAEARAEGVRTALANGRAADTLNDVVASPMIQRLKETESNVQGQISDLSTSLLDGHPRIKALKAQLSGIRRQILSETQKILSSLENEASVSQLRERQLMAQLNSLKATSAKAGEDEVGLRALEREATAQRQLLETYLARYREATSRSGENSAPADARIISGAVEPTEASFPKVLPITIVAAFASFLISCVAIMLSELFSGRALRPVGTEDVFEEERLAVAPVVVPAKSPAAEVAAVAPEPAFEEADAPLEGDDFSIETAAAHILDNDVRLAISVSPAGDEGSMNAVMLARLVAEEGRKVVLIDLTGTACPTRLMAQSGDLAGITNLLAGEIAFTETIHADRLSDAHIIPQGDADAGIAMRGIERLQMIFDALENAYDTVLVECGPADARAVSRVTRSKVTEIIISAPNMSNEEVVETIADFGTEGFSDIVLMTGTGYPRPGRQAA from the coding sequence ATGTCGGGCGTCAGAAACAGTCATCAGGACGTGGATATAGACCTCGGCGGTCTTTTCCGCGCCATATGGCGGCGGCGGGGCAGGGTGCTCATGGCAACTGCCGCCTGTGCGGGACTGGCCTTTGTGGCTGCAAATCTGTTGACGCCCGAATATCGGGGTGAGGCGAGGCTGCTGATCGAATCGCGCCAGCCGGAATTCAGCGGTGTGAACCAGACCCAGCCGCAAACCGCCGACAGCCCCTTCGATGAGTCCGGCATATCGAGCCAGGTGCAGGTGCTCCGCTCCGTAGACCTTATCAAGCAGGTTGCCCGCGACATGAAGCTGCACGAATTGCCGGAGTTCGACCCGACGGCCAATCCGTCGGCGATCTCCGATATTCTGGTCATGCTCGGCATCAGGAAAAACCCGTTCGATCTGCCACCCGAGGAGCGTGTTCTCAAGGAGTTTCAAGAGAAGCTGCAGGTCTACCAGGTCGAAAAGGCGCGCGTCATCGCCATCCAGTTCTCCTCAAAGGATCCGAAACTGGCGGCTGCCATTCCGAACGCCATGGCAAAGGTTTTCCTGTCGCTGCAGAGCGGCGCAAAGCTTGATTCGAACACCGAGGCCAGCCGTTGGCTGGAGCCTGAGATCGCCAATCTGAGAGAAAAAGTGCGGGCGGCGGAGGCGAAGGTCGCCGATTACCGGTCGTCTTCGGATTTGCTTTTGACCGGTGAGGCTGGTGGAACCTTCGCAACCAAGCAACTGAACGATATCTCGACCGAGCTCGCCCGCGTACGGGGTGAGCGGGCCAATGCGGAGGCGCGCGCCGAGGGCGTGCGCACGGCACTCGCCAATGGCCGCGCTGCGGATACCTTGAATGATGTCGTCGCGTCGCCAATGATCCAGCGGCTGAAGGAAACCGAATCCAATGTGCAGGGTCAGATTTCCGATCTGTCGACGAGCCTGCTCGATGGCCATCCGCGGATCAAGGCGCTGAAAGCGCAGCTGTCGGGCATCCGCCGGCAAATTCTCAGCGAAACCCAGAAAATCCTCAGCAGCCTGGAGAACGAGGCGAGCGTATCGCAGTTGCGGGAACGTCAGCTGATGGCGCAACTCAACAGCCTGAAGGCGACCTCCGCCAAGGCGGGTGAGGACGAGGTCGGTCTTAGGGCGCTGGAGCGGGAAGCAACGGCGCAGCGGCAACTGCTCGAGACGTATCTCGCCCGGTATCGCGAGGCGACGTCCCGTAGCGGCGAAAATTCGGCTCCGGCCGATGCCCGCATCATTTCAGGTGCCGTCGAGCCCACGGAAGCGAGCTTCCCGAAGGTTCTGCCGATCACCATCGTTGCGGCCTTCGCCTCGTTTCTCATCAGCTGCGTGGCCATCATGCTTTCGGAACTTTTCAGCGGGCGAGCCTTGCGCCCGGTCGGGACTGAGGACGTCTTTGAAGAGGAACGGCTCGCTGTCGCACCCGTGGTCGTGCCTGCCAAATCTCCGGCTGCCGAGGTTGCTGCAGTGGCACCGGAGCCGGCCTTCGAGGAGGCTGACGCGCCGTTGGAAGGCGACGATTTCTCGATCGAGACGGCCGCTGCCCATATTCTCGACAACGATGTCCGCCTGGCAATTTCGGTATCGCCCGCCGGCGACGAAGGGTCCATGAACGCGGTGATGCTGGCCCGTCTCGTCGCGGAAGAGGGACGCAAGGTCGTGCTGATCGATTTGACGGGGACAGCCTGCCCGACACGCCTGATGGCCCAATCTGGAGATCTCGCAGGGATCACCAATCTTCTGGCCGGCGAAATTGCCTTTACCGAAACGATCCATGCCGATCGCCTTTCCGACGCGCATATCATTCCCCAGGGAGATGCCGATGCCGGGATCGCAATGCGCGGGATAGAGAGGCTTCAGATGATCTTCGATGCGCTGGAAAACGCCTATGACACGGTGCTGGTGGAATGCGGTCCGGCCGATGCCCGTGCCGTCAGCAGGGTGACGCGGTCGAAAGTGACGGAGATCATCATTTCCGCTCCGAACATGTCCAACGAGGAGGTCGTGGAGACGATCGCCGATTTCGGCACCGAAGGTTTCAGCGACATTGTCCTGATGACAGGAACGGGCTATCCGCGGCCGGGTCGGCAGGCAGCCTGA
- a CDS encoding GNAT family N-acetyltransferase, with the protein MTYVDFNMMPAHVAYDDVWQEWPDSTSVHTAEHGLKITVHVSMQALEADWRRLEASHLTSLHQSFDWCAAWAASHDNQLLLIRGMIGIRTVFILPLELVRGVFFRTARFIGAPHSNLNTGLFDPSFDPSVCREMAGVLIDELSRKLSRVADIVTLEKLPLTWRNVAHPLSSFPAVRNQNSSFQLPLLGDFEATLAQINAKRRRKKFRLSEKRLAAMGGYQHVIAKTPEDLQRILDLFFQQKAARFKALGLPNVFRHQDTQEFFRALAAIETASDIEPLTLHAIRLTGEHDGRIAAIAGVSRKGDHVICQFGSIDEEMAADASPGELLFYLMIRQFDTQGVALFDFGIGDQGYKRSWCTLETVQRDIVLPLTVRGRLAAWTHRMVVESKTAIKKKRRIYAFLQRLRQRRQGAHQTPAPDHAGE; encoded by the coding sequence ATGACATATGTGGATTTCAACATGATGCCCGCCCATGTGGCATATGATGATGTCTGGCAGGAATGGCCGGACAGCACGTCTGTCCATACGGCGGAGCATGGCTTGAAGATCACGGTCCATGTCAGCATGCAGGCCCTCGAAGCAGACTGGCGACGGCTGGAAGCTTCACACCTGACATCGCTTCATCAGAGCTTCGACTGGTGTGCTGCCTGGGCCGCGTCCCACGATAATCAGCTTCTTTTGATCCGCGGCATGATTGGCATCAGGACCGTGTTCATCCTGCCCCTCGAACTCGTTCGCGGCGTCTTTTTCCGAACGGCGCGTTTTATCGGCGCACCGCACAGCAATCTCAATACCGGGCTATTCGACCCAAGCTTCGATCCCTCAGTCTGCCGGGAGATGGCCGGGGTGCTGATCGATGAACTGTCGCGCAAACTGTCGCGGGTTGCCGATATCGTGACCTTGGAGAAACTGCCGCTGACGTGGAGGAATGTTGCCCACCCTCTGTCCAGCTTCCCGGCGGTCCGCAACCAGAATTCCTCCTTCCAGTTACCGCTCCTGGGAGATTTCGAGGCGACGCTGGCGCAGATCAATGCCAAAAGGAGGCGCAAGAAATTCCGTCTTTCGGAAAAGCGGCTCGCGGCGATGGGCGGCTATCAACATGTCATTGCCAAAACGCCGGAAGATCTCCAGCGGATACTGGACCTTTTCTTCCAGCAGAAGGCGGCCCGCTTCAAGGCGCTTGGCCTGCCGAACGTGTTTCGGCATCAAGACACGCAGGAATTCTTTCGCGCGCTTGCGGCCATCGAGACTGCGAGTGACATCGAGCCGTTGACGCTTCACGCCATCCGGCTAACCGGAGAACACGACGGCAGGATCGCTGCGATCGCCGGTGTTTCGCGCAAGGGCGATCACGTCATCTGCCAGTTCGGATCGATCGACGAGGAGATGGCCGCGGATGCCAGCCCCGGCGAACTGCTGTTCTATCTCATGATCAGGCAATTCGATACGCAGGGCGTCGCGCTGTTTGATTTCGGCATCGGCGATCAGGGCTACAAGCGGTCCTGGTGCACGCTGGAGACGGTCCAGCGGGATATCGTCCTGCCGCTAACGGTGCGCGGTCGCCTTGCGGCATGGACACACCGCATGGTTGTCGAATCGAAGACGGCGATCAAAAAGAAGAGGCGCATCTACGCCTTTCTGCAACGCCTGCGACAACGGCGACAGGGCGCACACCAGACGCCCGCGCCGGATCATGCAGGAGAATAG
- a CDS encoding metallophosphoesterase family protein has protein sequence MKIGVIADIHGNDLALEAVLSDLDAQGITDVVNLGDHVSGPLNAARTADILIARDHPSVRGNHDRVLITEQRETMGASDRSAYDQLHQRHIDWIASQPATRVHRGEIFMCHATPGHDETYWLEDLTPQGIIHLASKERIERFAAGVDFPVLLCGHSHIPRAVHLSDRRLLVNPGSVGCPAYDDDRPVRHKVETGSPDAAYAILSREAGHWSVSFRRASYDHRAMSRLALSRGRTEWAQGLATGWIDD, from the coding sequence ATGAAGATCGGTGTGATTGCCGATATACACGGCAATGATCTGGCCCTCGAAGCGGTGCTTTCCGATCTCGACGCCCAGGGAATCACAGATGTGGTGAACCTTGGCGACCATGTCAGCGGGCCACTCAACGCCGCGCGGACAGCGGACATCCTCATAGCGCGGGACCACCCGTCGGTCCGCGGAAATCATGACCGCGTTCTCATCACCGAACAAAGGGAAACGATGGGGGCGTCGGATCGCTCGGCCTATGACCAATTGCATCAGCGACATATCGACTGGATTGCATCACAGCCGGCGACGCGCGTTCATCGCGGCGAAATTTTCATGTGCCACGCGACGCCGGGGCATGATGAAACCTACTGGCTTGAGGATCTCACGCCGCAGGGCATCATCCATCTTGCCTCAAAGGAGAGAATCGAGCGTTTCGCCGCAGGTGTCGATTTTCCTGTCCTGCTGTGCGGCCATAGCCATATACCGCGCGCGGTGCATCTGTCCGACAGACGACTGCTGGTCAATCCCGGCAGCGTGGGTTGTCCGGCCTATGACGATGACCGGCCGGTTCGTCACAAGGTCGAGACCGGCTCGCCGGATGCCGCCTATGCCATTCTTTCAAGGGAAGCCGGACACTGGAGCGTGTCTTTCCGGCGCGCCTCCTACGATCATCGCGCAATGTCCCGGCTCGCTCTTTCCCGGGGCCGGACCGAATGGGCCCAAGGCCTGGCGACCGGCTGGATCGATGACTAA
- a CDS encoding DUF2842 domain-containing protein: MPVRLRKMIGMIIIVVLVIVYALVATTFASLLLGTSPWWVHLLYFFLTGLFWVLPAMLVIKWMEKPAKPR; the protein is encoded by the coding sequence ATGCCCGTCCGCTTGAGAAAAATGATCGGCATGATCATCATCGTTGTGCTCGTTATCGTTTACGCGCTGGTCGCCACCACCTTTGCCTCGCTTCTGCTCGGCACCTCGCCGTGGTGGGTGCATCTTCTCTATTTCTTCCTTACCGGCCTTTTCTGGGTTCTGCCGGCCATGCTCGTCATCAAGTGGATGGAAAAGCCCGCCAAGCCGCGGTAA
- a CDS encoding COX15/CtaA family protein, with translation MQERLGRAVDGIGRNRTQIRIWLGMVVLTLFALVLVGGATRLTESGLSITEWKPIHGVIPPLSAAEWQEEFELYKRIPQYEQLNSDMTVEGFKTIFWWEWAHRLLARSIGIIFAVPLAFFWLRGQIEPRLKLPLVGLLALGGFQGFIGWWMVSSGLAGRTDVSQYRLATHLVIACVIFMSCIWIARGLSPHSDDPPPTDRSRKMAAIIACMALFQIYLGALVAGLDAGLTYNTWPLMDGSLVPGDLFVQQPFWLNLFENPKTVQFVHRIGAYVLFAFVLMHMIASLRRAPETTHARRSVLLFVLVTIQAVIGIMTLLLQVPVGWGVAHQGGALIVLGFAVAHWRAFLGEYPRKTEVTV, from the coding sequence ATGCAGGAACGGCTGGGGCGAGCGGTCGACGGGATCGGCCGCAACCGGACCCAGATCAGGATATGGCTGGGCATGGTCGTGCTTACCCTTTTTGCCCTGGTGCTTGTCGGCGGGGCGACGCGGCTAACCGAATCCGGCCTGTCCATCACCGAGTGGAAGCCGATCCACGGAGTAATACCGCCGCTCAGCGCTGCCGAATGGCAGGAAGAGTTCGAGCTCTACAAGCGCATCCCGCAATATGAACAGCTGAACAGCGACATGACGGTCGAGGGGTTCAAGACGATTTTCTGGTGGGAATGGGCGCATCGTCTGCTGGCGCGCTCCATCGGCATCATATTTGCCGTGCCGCTCGCCTTTTTCTGGCTGCGGGGGCAGATCGAGCCGCGCTTGAAGCTGCCGCTTGTCGGTCTTCTGGCGCTCGGTGGATTCCAGGGATTCATCGGCTGGTGGATGGTCTCGTCAGGCCTTGCCGGTCGCACCGATGTCAGCCAATACCGGCTGGCGACCCATCTTGTCATCGCCTGTGTGATCTTCATGTCCTGTATCTGGATCGCGCGCGGGCTTTCGCCGCATTCTGACGATCCGCCACCCACGGACCGTTCGAGGAAGATGGCGGCCATCATCGCCTGCATGGCGCTTTTCCAGATCTATCTCGGTGCGCTGGTCGCGGGGCTGGATGCAGGCCTCACCTACAACACCTGGCCGCTGATGGACGGCTCGCTCGTACCTGGCGATCTTTTCGTGCAGCAGCCCTTCTGGCTCAACCTGTTCGAAAACCCCAAGACAGTCCAGTTCGTGCACCGCATCGGCGCCTACGTCCTGTTCGCCTTCGTGCTGATGCATATGATCGCGTCACTGCGCCGCGCGCCGGAAACCACGCATGCGCGGCGCTCGGTCCTGCTTTTCGTGCTGGTGACGATACAGGCCGTCATCGGCATCATGACGCTGTTGCTACAGGTGCCGGTCGGCTGGGGTGTGGCGCATCAGGGCGGAGCGCTGATCGTGCTGGGCTTTGCTGTCGCCCACTGGCGTGCTTTCCTTGGCGAATATCCGCGGAAGACAGAGGTCACGGTGTAA
- the argC gene encoding N-acetyl-gamma-glutamyl-phosphate reductase, with the protein MKPKIFIDGEHGTTGLQIRTRMADRSDVELLSIPEAERRNAAIREDLLNSADVAILCLPDDASKQAVKMLEGNNAVRIIDTSTAHRVATDWAYGFAELDGDQAEKIRDARLVANPGCYPTGAIGLVRPLRQAGILPQDYPVTVNAVSGYTGGGKQMIAQMEDPANPGHIASPNFLYGLTLQHKHVPEMKIHGLLDRAPIFSPSVGRFPQGMIVQVPLFLQDLADGASLKSVHEALEAHYAGQSIVEVVPLESSQAMPRVDAVELAGKDTMKLFVFGSEGGDQINLVALLDNLGKGASGAAVQNMDLMLSA; encoded by the coding sequence ATGAAACCGAAGATCTTCATCGATGGCGAGCACGGCACCACCGGGCTGCAGATCCGCACCCGGATGGCCGATCGTTCGGATGTGGAGCTCCTGTCGATTCCGGAAGCCGAGCGCCGCAATGCCGCGATCCGGGAAGATCTTCTGAACAGCGCCGACGTTGCCATTCTCTGCCTGCCGGACGACGCGTCCAAGCAGGCGGTGAAGATGCTCGAAGGCAATAATGCCGTTCGCATCATCGACACCTCGACGGCGCACCGTGTCGCGACGGACTGGGCCTATGGCTTCGCCGAACTGGACGGAGATCAAGCCGAAAAGATCCGGGACGCCCGCTTGGTCGCCAATCCCGGCTGCTATCCGACCGGCGCGATCGGTCTGGTCCGACCGTTGCGGCAGGCTGGCATTCTGCCGCAGGACTATCCGGTCACCGTCAACGCGGTCTCAGGCTATACCGGCGGCGGCAAGCAGATGATCGCGCAGATGGAAGATCCCGCCAATCCGGGTCACATTGCCTCGCCCAACTTCCTCTATGGCCTGACGCTGCAGCACAAGCACGTCCCGGAGATGAAGATCCACGGGCTGCTCGACCGCGCGCCGATCTTCTCGCCATCCGTCGGCCGCTTCCCGCAGGGGATGATCGTACAGGTACCGCTGTTTCTTCAGGATTTGGCGGACGGCGCAAGCCTGAAGTCGGTGCATGAGGCGCTTGAAGCGCATTATGCCGGGCAGTCCATCGTCGAGGTCGTACCGCTTGAATCAAGCCAGGCGATGCCGCGTGTCGATGCCGTCGAACTGGCCGGCAAGGATACGATGAAGCTTTTCGTCTTTGGTTCCGAAGGTGGCGATCAGATCAATCTGGTGGCGCTTCTCGACAATCTCGGAAAAGGCGCGTCCGGTGCCGCCGTCCAGAACATGGACCTGATGCTTTCGGCATAA
- the speB gene encoding agmatinase, which yields MANKSIDHAITAPSLTSAASDPTHAGILSFMRRKYTKSLTDVDAVVWGIPFDAATSNRPGARFGPQAIRRASAIFDNDPQYPFERDLFEGMATIDYGDCLLDYGNHAATPETIRSQAETILSSGAFLLTLGGDHFITLPLLRAHAALHGPLALVQFDAHQDTWPDEKGRIDHGSFVGRAVEEGLIDPAASIQVGIRTHAPEDFGIRVLFGYEVEDLTAVEIADLILHHVGDRPAYLTFDIDCLDPAHAPGTGTPVSGGPSSAKILSVIRKLAALTIKGADVVEVAPAYDHADITAIAASTIAMYMLGLHAGQLAERRG from the coding sequence ATGGCCAACAAGAGTATCGACCACGCGATAACCGCTCCCTCCCTGACGAGCGCCGCCTCCGACCCCACCCATGCCGGTATTCTCTCGTTCATGCGGCGGAAATATACGAAAAGCCTGACGGACGTCGATGCCGTCGTTTGGGGCATTCCCTTCGATGCGGCGACGTCCAACCGTCCCGGCGCCCGTTTCGGGCCGCAGGCAATCCGCCGTGCCTCGGCGATTTTCGACAACGACCCGCAATACCCTTTTGAACGTGATCTCTTTGAAGGGATGGCGACGATCGATTACGGCGACTGCCTGCTCGACTACGGCAATCACGCGGCCACGCCCGAAACGATTCGCAGCCAGGCGGAGACGATCCTCTCAAGCGGCGCTTTTCTGCTGACACTGGGCGGCGATCATTTCATCACCCTGCCGCTGCTGCGCGCCCATGCCGCCCTGCACGGTCCCCTTGCTCTTGTCCAGTTCGATGCCCATCAGGATACCTGGCCGGATGAGAAAGGCCGCATCGACCATGGATCGTTTGTCGGCCGTGCTGTTGAGGAAGGACTGATCGATCCGGCCGCATCCATCCAGGTCGGCATCCGCACCCATGCGCCGGAGGATTTCGGCATTCGTGTGCTTTTTGGCTACGAGGTCGAGGATTTGACGGCTGTAGAGATTGCCGACCTTATTCTTCACCATGTCGGCGACCGCCCCGCCTATCTGACCTTCGATATCGACTGCCTCGACCCGGCCCATGCGCCGGGAACCGGCACGCCCGTGTCCGGTGGGCCTTCCAGCGCCAAGATCCTGTCGGTGATCCGCAAACTGGCGGCGCTGACCATCAAGGGCGCCGACGTCGTCGAGGTGGCGCCTGCCTATGATCATGCCGACATTACCGCCATTGCCGCCTCAACCATCGCCATGTATATGCTCGGCCTGCATGCCGGGCAGCTGGCGGAACGACGCGGGTGA
- the rpsI gene encoding 30S ribosomal protein S9, with the protein MADLSSLKDLGTATETKASAPVHVRKVDAQGRSYATGKRKNAVARVWVKPGSGKITINGREFATYFARPVLQMILRQPIFAAARDGQFDIDATVAGGGLSGQAGAVRHGISKALTYFEPGLRGVLKKGGFLTRDSRVVERKKYGKAKARRSFQFSKR; encoded by the coding sequence GTGGCTGATCTCTCTTCTCTGAAAGACCTCGGCACCGCGACTGAAACGAAAGCTTCGGCTCCGGTTCACGTCCGCAAGGTTGACGCCCAGGGCCGCTCCTACGCGACCGGCAAGCGCAAGAACGCCGTTGCCCGCGTCTGGGTCAAGCCGGGCTCCGGCAAGATCACGATCAACGGCCGCGAATTCGCGACCTACTTCGCCCGTCCGGTTCTGCAGATGATCCTGCGTCAGCCGATCTTCGCGGCTGCCCGCGACGGTCAGTTCGACATCGACGCAACGGTTGCTGGTGGCGGCTTGTCCGGCCAGGCCGGTGCCGTTCGTCACGGCATCTCCAAGGCGCTGACCTACTTCGAGCCGGGCCTGCGCGGCGTTCTGAAAAAGGGCGGCTTCCTGACCCGCGACAGCCGCGTCGTCGAGCGCAAGAAGTACGGCAAGGCCAAGGCACGCCGTTCGTTCCAGTTCTCGAAGCGTTAA
- the rplM gene encoding 50S ribosomal protein L13, producing MSTFVQKPAEVEKKWILIDAEGLVVGRVASIIANILRGKHKVTYTPHVDDGDNVIVINAEKAVLTGKKYSDKTYYWHTGYPGGIKERTARQIIEGRFPERVLEKAVERMVPRGPLGRRQMKNLRVYAGTNHPHEAQQPAVLDVAKLNSKNVRSA from the coding sequence ATGTCAACCTTCGTTCAGAAGCCTGCAGAGGTGGAGAAGAAGTGGATCCTCATCGACGCCGAAGGCCTCGTTGTCGGTCGCGTCGCTTCCATCATCGCCAACATCCTGCGCGGCAAGCATAAAGTCACCTATACGCCTCACGTTGACGATGGTGACAATGTCATCGTGATCAACGCCGAAAAGGCAGTCCTGACCGGCAAGAAGTACTCCGACAAGACGTACTACTGGCACACCGGTTATCCGGGCGGCATCAAGGAGCGCACAGCGCGCCAGATCATCGAAGGCCGCTTTCCGGAGCGCGTTCTCGAGAAGGCTGTCGAGCGCATGGTTCCCCGCGGTCCGCTTGGCCGTCGCCAGATGAAGAACTTGCGCGTATACGCCGGTACAAATCATCCGCATGAAGCACAGCAGCCGGCCGTCCTCGACGTCGCCAAGCTGAACAGCAAGAACGTAAGGAGCGCCTAA
- a CDS encoding enoyl-CoA hydratase: MADVVSLHRQEPQGLVLRELSGRVLRLTLNNPPANVLSIALMQALMAELDEVAQSSDIRVVILAASGALFSAGHDLKELTGHRADGDKGRAFFDETLRLGADLMLKINRLSQPVIAEIDGLATAAGCQLVASCDLAICTDSSTFCTPGVNIGLFCSTPMVAVSRAAHRKQAMEMLLTGETIDASTAKDFGLVNRIVPKQYLQQVVNKYAAIIASKSPQALKIGKQAFYRQADMGIAEAYDYTVGVMVDNMLAPDAVEGMGAVIEKRTPEWKDE; the protein is encoded by the coding sequence ATGGCCGACGTGGTTTCGCTGCACCGCCAAGAGCCGCAGGGGCTGGTCTTGAGGGAATTGTCCGGCAGGGTACTGAGGCTGACGCTGAACAATCCCCCGGCCAATGTTCTGTCCATCGCGCTCATGCAGGCGCTGATGGCCGAACTGGACGAGGTCGCGCAATCCAGCGACATTCGGGTGGTCATCCTGGCTGCCTCCGGCGCGCTGTTTTCAGCCGGTCATGATCTCAAGGAATTGACCGGGCATCGCGCCGACGGTGACAAGGGCCGGGCTTTTTTCGACGAAACGCTGCGTCTCGGCGCCGATCTCATGCTGAAGATCAACCGGTTGTCCCAGCCTGTGATCGCCGAGATCGACGGGCTGGCCACGGCCGCCGGCTGCCAGTTGGTGGCAAGTTGCGATCTGGCGATCTGCACCGACAGCTCGACCTTCTGCACGCCCGGCGTCAATATCGGCCTGTTCTGCTCGACGCCGATGGTTGCGGTTTCCCGCGCTGCCCATCGCAAGCAGGCCATGGAAATGCTGCTGACGGGCGAAACCATCGATGCGTCCACCGCCAAGGACTTCGGCCTGGTCAACAGGATCGTGCCCAAACAGTATCTCCAGCAGGTGGTCAACAAATACGCCGCCATTATCGCCTCGAAGTCGCCGCAGGCACTGAAGATCGGCAAGCAGGCCTTTTACAGGCAGGCGGACATGGGCATTGCCGAAGCCTATGACTATACCGTCGGCGTCATGGTCGACAACATGCTGGCGCCGGATGCAGTGGAGGGGATGGGCGCGGTGATCGAGAAGCGAACGCCGGAGTGGAAGGATGAATGA
- a CDS encoding Txe/YoeB family addiction module toxin — MKVLFTGKSWDHYRSWAEADRTTLLRINMLIEDCRRTPFSGLGKPEPLRGELKGLWSRRINEEDRLVYRVSGKGETQTIELVACRYHYK; from the coding sequence GTGAAAGTTCTTTTTACCGGAAAAAGCTGGGATCACTACCGCTCCTGGGCTGAAGCAGACAGGACAACTTTGCTCCGGATCAATATGCTGATTGAAGATTGTCGTCGCACACCATTTTCCGGCCTTGGCAAACCTGAGCCCCTTCGTGGTGAGTTGAAGGGCCTTTGGTCACGGCGTATCAATGAAGAAGACCGTTTGGTTTACCGTGTCTCCGGAAAAGGCGAAACGCAGACCATCGAGCTGGTCGCCTGCCGCTACCACTATAAATAA
- a CDS encoding type II toxin-antitoxin system Phd/YefM family antitoxin, with amino-acid sequence MNVISFSELRANMAKHFDKVEEDHDELIVTRQNREPMVVMSLSDFESWKETMYLLSNPANARMLRASIAELDAGLGIEHALIDP; translated from the coding sequence ATGAACGTCATCAGCTTTTCCGAACTGCGCGCCAACATGGCCAAACACTTCGATAAGGTCGAAGAGGATCACGATGAGCTTATCGTAACACGGCAGAACCGCGAGCCGATGGTCGTAATGTCGCTCAGCGATTTCGAGAGCTGGAAGGAGACAATGTATCTTCTGAGCAATCCCGCAAACGCGAGAATGTTGCGCGCGTCCATCGCGGAATTGGATGCAGGTCTCGGCATTGAGCATGCGTTGATCGATCCGTGA
- a CDS encoding DMT family transporter: MPLDVTALVLLGALLHAVWNALVKAGSDKSLDAAMIALGAAIVAVPVLPFMPLPDPDAWLFILASALFQFVYFQLVAASYRAGDIGLVYPLMRGVAPLLVAASSGVILGERLSAGALAGVATISAGVLTLAFEARNGGARAILLALANAFVIAGYTYIDGIGARLSLNPVSYTLWMALLPPVLLFAWAFSQRGVAPVLFHVRQQWWRGLVGGAGSIGAYGLALWAMTKAPVATVAALRETSILFAIVISIVFLKERISPFRIAAGCLIALGALMLKLA, encoded by the coding sequence TTGCCCCTCGACGTTACCGCTCTCGTGCTCCTCGGCGCACTTCTCCATGCCGTATGGAATGCCCTCGTCAAGGCAGGGTCGGACAAATCCCTTGACGCCGCAATGATCGCGCTGGGCGCCGCGATCGTCGCTGTTCCCGTCCTGCCCTTCATGCCCTTGCCAGATCCGGATGCGTGGCTCTTCATCCTGGCGTCCGCACTGTTCCAGTTCGTGTATTTCCAACTCGTCGCAGCCTCCTACCGTGCCGGCGACATCGGTCTCGTCTATCCCTTGATGCGCGGCGTGGCTCCGCTTCTGGTGGCCGCATCAAGCGGCGTCATCCTTGGTGAGCGTCTGTCAGCCGGCGCTCTCGCCGGGGTGGCGACGATCTCGGCCGGCGTTCTGACGCTTGCTTTCGAGGCCCGCAATGGTGGCGCCCGCGCCATCCTTTTGGCGCTTGCCAACGCCTTCGTCATCGCCGGCTACACCTATATCGACGGCATCGGGGCGCGGCTGTCGCTGAACCCGGTTTCCTACACCCTCTGGATGGCGCTTTTGCCGCCGGTGCTCCTCTTTGCCTGGGCCTTTTCACAGCGCGGCGTCGCGCCCGTGCTTTTCCATGTGCGACAGCAGTGGTGGCGTGGCCTTGTCGGCGGCGCCGGCTCGATCGGCGCCTATGGCCTGGCGCTTTGGGCCATGACGAAAGCGCCCGTCGCAACGGTCGCGGCTCTCCGCGAAACGTCGATCCTCTTCGCCATCGTCATCTCAATCGTCTTCCTCAAGGAACGGATAAGCCCCTTCCGCATCGCTGCCGGCTGCCTGATCGCGCTGGGAGCACTGATGCTGAAGCTGGCTTGA